One part of the Humulus lupulus chromosome 9, drHumLupu1.1, whole genome shotgun sequence genome encodes these proteins:
- the LOC133799938 gene encoding protein FAR1-RELATED SEQUENCE 5-like, producing MENKMVTTLAELQIYNKQPHDLSKEDIIGKHLESLDKWEEFFSKYSKWMGFSVRKEDVRHDHENNLWQRKWVCSNQASKRELHFLRSNRAIPESIGAQVMSMRRSGIRTCHIFNHLAQERGGREYVPFLKKDLYNWIGRQRLVQDEEETDAEGALGYLACMGRSDAEFFETHTIDVENRLADLFWADGISRRDYACFGDIMAFDSTYKKNSYNKPLLIFVGLNHHYRTIVFAVALLYDETEETYTWVLEEFLECMKNKPPPVVVTDVDHAMAKAIQKVFPTSVHRLCAWHLQNNVTINAPHHVFKSKFNELLYQY from the exons ATGGAGAATAAAATGGTCACAACACTTGCAGAACTTCAAATTTACAACAAGCAGCCACATGATCTGTCAAAAGAAGACATCATAGGCAAACACCTGGAAAGTCTTGATAAATGGGAAGAATTTTTTTCCAAATACTCGAAATGGATGGGGTTTAGTGTTCGCAAGGAAGATGTTCGACATGACCATGAAAACAACCTGTGGCAACGTAAATGGGTTTGCTCAAACCAAG CTTCGAAAAGGGAATTGCACTTCTTGCGATCTAATCGAGCCATACCAGAGTCAATCGGAGCCCAGGTAATGTCGATGCGACGATCAGGTATACGCACTTGCCACATATTCAATCACCTAGCACAAGAAAGAGGAGGACGTGAGTATGTACCCTTCCTGAAAAAGGATCTTTACAATTGGATTGGTCGCCAAAGACTAGTTCAAGACGAAGAAGAAACTGACGCTGAAGGAGCATTGGGGTACTTGGCATGTATGGGCCGCTCTGATGCTGAATTTTTTGAGACACACACAATTGATGTAGAAAATAGGTTGGCAGACCTATTTTGGGCTGATGGAATTTCCCGTCGTGATTATGCTTGTTTTGGGGACATTATGGCTTTCGACTCCACCTACAAGAAGAACTCATACAATAAGCCCCTGCTTATCTTTGTCGGGTTGAATCACCATTACAGGACAATAGTCTTTGCAGTTGCTTTGCTATATGACGAGACTGAGGAGACATATACTTGGGTTTTAGAGGAATTTCTAGAGTGCATGAAAAACAAACCACCTCCTGTGGTGGTCACCGACGTTGATCATGCTATGGCGAAAGCAATACAAAAAGTTTTCCCAACTTCTGTTCACCGGTTGTGTGCTTGGCATCTTCAGAATAATGTAACTATTAATGCGCCTCATCATGTATTCAAGTCCAAGTTCAATGAACTACTTTATCAATACTGA